A window of Desulfovibrio desulfuricans DSM 642 contains these coding sequences:
- a CDS encoding HDOD domain-containing protein, translating into MQSQKESRLFLQKLLQNPPALPFEPKLLPLLFAVTQEGSNASVRSVVALIEKSPRLATRVLTVANSAAYGLEFKVSTLQRAISIMGLREVRLLVLMVGMSSFIREAQLPKSFDTAAFWKHLLCVATIARTLADLLGGDNGVCGPCACAGERLVMVPDEAYIAGLLHDVGKIFFAAARPDLWEKTAEMEQAENCGSSEAETAQLGMDHGLIGAAVMHQWKLPLVLTEPINLHHSPELATTYKMEARLLSAANALAHCSHDAPTLRSKAGEHLPEGCDLDAVSAAVLESMVRIQEAGFAELDA; encoded by the coding sequence ATGCAATCTCAAAAAGAGTCCAGGCTGTTTTTGCAAAAGCTTTTGCAAAATCCGCCGGCACTGCCGTTTGAACCCAAGCTGCTCCCCCTGCTGTTTGCGGTTACCCAGGAAGGCTCCAATGCCTCGGTGCGATCGGTCGTTGCACTGATTGAAAAAAGCCCCCGGCTCGCAACGCGTGTGCTCACAGTGGCCAATTCGGCTGCGTATGGGCTTGAATTCAAGGTTTCTACCTTGCAAAGAGCCATCAGCATCATGGGCCTGCGCGAAGTGCGCCTGCTTGTGCTCATGGTGGGCATGTCGTCGTTTATACGCGAGGCCCAGCTTCCCAAAAGTTTTGATACTGCGGCGTTCTGGAAACACCTGCTTTGTGTGGCAACCATTGCCCGAACCCTGGCGGATCTGCTTGGCGGCGATAACGGCGTATGCGGGCCTTGCGCCTGCGCTGGCGAGCGCCTGGTCATGGTGCCGGACGAGGCATATATAGCTGGCTTGCTGCACGATGTGGGCAAGATTTTTTTTGCTGCCGCACGGCCAGACCTCTGGGAAAAGACGGCAGAAATGGAACAGGCCGAAAATTGCGGCAGTTCCGAGGCTGAAACCGCGCAGCTTGGCATGGATCACGGGCTTATCGGCGCGGCAGTGATGCATCAGTGGAAGCTGCCACTGGTGCTTACCGAACCCATAAACCTGCACCATTCGCCCGAACTTGCCACAACGTATAAAATGGAGGCGCGTCTGCTTTCTGCGGCCAACGCCCTGGCGCATTGCAGCCACGATGCGCCCACGCTGAGGAGCAAGGCGGGAGAACACCTGCCCGAGGGGTGCGATCTTGATGCCGTGAGCGCGGCTGTGCTTGAAAGTATGGTCAGAATACAGGAAGCCGGTTTTGCTGAGCTTGATGCATAG
- a CDS encoding EAL domain-containing protein: MDIETGLDNLLHGQFDAALAEFEGCGQQPTAEKLCELTRACADLSVYAAALAEGDLSVRPPKSCRHFSTHLESLHAKLKRLARQLLIFSAGYPMPAVDDMGDLSDGLTFLINQAQTCKKQVEHDQNHDVETGLMNRRAFVRGVREALQMQPGKFGVLLSCGLDNLKYVNESHGYDGGDLYISKVVEALQMCENDAVLLARTAGSEFAVFAHGFDNEESALRFAQDNRKTLLNTTIELPNEVVRIRASLGVAVYPSDAMTGDVLMNYASHAMFEVQNFNRGTLMRFNPEVYRAKANILSRQERLDELLEGQLIRFAFQPIVSLKDGAIYGYEALMRSTTPHFASPLDVLQLAEAQSKLPQLEHLTFRMIFDWMGKNLPSLGARKIFFNAISAQYLDARELRNMHPRYEDISRNMVFEIIETASSEEGLAQKVRQLRKELAAFIAIDDFGCAHSNALRLLNISPEILKIDSFFIRAIHKAPASKREFLSNILVYCRSKGILTVAEGVETHEELASVVALGFDLAQGFYLARPEFALQELAPSQIEEITALKRTV, from the coding sequence ATGGATATTGAAACCGGCCTTGATAATCTGCTGCACGGGCAATTTGACGCTGCGCTGGCCGAATTTGAAGGCTGCGGGCAGCAGCCCACAGCAGAGAAACTGTGCGAGCTTACGCGGGCCTGCGCGGATCTTTCTGTCTACGCGGCGGCACTGGCAGAGGGGGATCTGTCTGTCCGCCCGCCCAAATCCTGCCGTCACTTTTCCACGCACCTTGAAAGCCTGCACGCCAAGCTCAAACGCCTGGCGCGGCAACTGCTCATATTCAGCGCGGGCTACCCCATGCCTGCGGTTGACGATATGGGCGACCTCTCTGACGGGCTGACCTTTCTTATCAATCAGGCGCAGACCTGCAAAAAACAGGTCGAGCACGACCAGAATCACGATGTGGAAACCGGCCTCATGAACCGCCGGGCCTTTGTTCGCGGCGTGCGCGAAGCCTTGCAGATGCAGCCCGGAAAATTTGGCGTGCTGCTTTCGTGCGGTCTGGACAATCTCAAGTATGTTAATGAGTCACATGGTTATGATGGGGGCGATCTGTACATAAGCAAGGTGGTTGAAGCCTTGCAGATGTGCGAAAATGACGCCGTGCTGCTGGCCCGCACGGCAGGCAGCGAATTTGCAGTGTTTGCCCACGGTTTTGATAATGAAGAAAGCGCCTTGCGCTTTGCGCAGGATAACCGCAAAACCCTGCTGAACACCACCATTGAACTGCCCAATGAAGTTGTGCGCATACGCGCCTCGCTCGGGGTGGCCGTGTATCCCAGCGATGCCATGACCGGCGATGTGCTCATGAATTATGCCAGCCACGCCATGTTTGAAGTGCAGAACTTCAATCGCGGCACGCTCATGCGGTTCAATCCCGAAGTTTACCGGGCCAAGGCCAATATCTTGAGCCGTCAGGAACGCCTGGACGAATTGCTTGAAGGCCAGCTGATCCGCTTTGCCTTTCAGCCCATTGTGAGCCTGAAAGATGGCGCTATTTACGGCTATGAGGCGCTCATGCGCTCCACGACGCCGCATTTTGCCTCGCCGCTTGATGTGCTGCAACTGGCAGAGGCGCAGTCAAAACTGCCTCAGCTGGAGCATCTGACGTTCAGGATGATTTTTGACTGGATGGGCAAGAACCTCCCTTCGCTCGGCGCCAGAAAGATATTTTTCAACGCCATTTCCGCCCAGTATCTGGATGCCCGGGAGCTGCGCAACATGCACCCGCGCTATGAAGACATAAGCCGCAACATGGTGTTTGAAATCATAGAAACCGCCAGCAGCGAGGAGGGCCTTGCCCAAAAGGTGCGCCAGTTGCGCAAGGAGCTAGCGGCCTTTATCGCCATTGACGATTTTGGCTGCGCCCACTCAAATGCGCTGCGGCTTTTGAATATTTCGCCCGAGATTCTCAAGATCGACAGTTTTTTTATCCGCGCCATCCACAAGGCCCCGGCATCCAAGAGGGAATTTCTTTCAAATATTCTTGTATATTGCCGCTCAAAGGGCATCCTCACTGTGGCCGAGGGTGTGGAAACCCATGAGGAACTCGCCAGCGTTGTTGCTCTGGGTTTTGATCTTGCTCAGGGCTTTTATCTGGCAAGGCCTGAATTTGCCCTGCAAGAGCTTGCACCAAGCCAGATTGAAGAAATCACCGCGCTCAAGCGCACAGTCTGA
- a CDS encoding HD-GYP domain-containing protein, with protein sequence MPAERIPIANLKPGMYVLNPGISWINAPLLYMREGLVADQAEVDGIIQQGFTEVIHDPERAIPAYELGCALPRVFSCHLAQARRAHAAAYAHVKAAMTSGECGSAAIAGAEPCVKSIILALKRNANAMLTLANLKGRDEYTYRHSVNVAIFAVAFARHLGLTDQQQQLAGMAGLFHDYGKALVPREILNAPRTLSPPEFAVMRLHVLLGYDALRKIPNIAPEILEGTAQHHEMHDGLGYPYGLKGSAIGLFGRIISICDVYDALSSRRVYKAALCPSHALAIMYKMNGTAWPRGFADSFIRMVGVFPLGTAVKLSDGRMGLISSCDPNFPTQPTVIIVRKSRGVAYMEDRLDLSAENKICVSRALSFDETENWDIPRLLGITE encoded by the coding sequence ATGCCTGCGGAACGGATACCTATAGCAAACCTGAAGCCGGGAATGTACGTGCTCAATCCGGGCATTTCCTGGATCAATGCCCCGCTGCTCTACATGCGCGAGGGTCTTGTGGCCGATCAGGCCGAGGTTGACGGAATCATCCAGCAGGGCTTTACCGAGGTAATTCACGATCCGGAGCGCGCCATTCCCGCCTACGAACTAGGCTGCGCTCTACCACGCGTTTTTTCATGCCACCTTGCGCAGGCACGAAGAGCGCACGCTGCCGCCTACGCTCATGTAAAAGCCGCCATGACTTCCGGCGAGTGCGGCAGCGCCGCCATTGCAGGGGCGGAACCCTGCGTTAAGTCCATCATCCTTGCCCTCAAGCGTAATGCCAACGCCATGCTGACCCTTGCCAACCTGAAAGGGCGTGACGAATACACGTACAGGCACAGCGTCAACGTGGCCATTTTCGCCGTTGCCTTTGCCCGGCATCTGGGCCTCACGGATCAGCAGCAGCAACTTGCCGGCATGGCCGGGCTGTTTCATGATTACGGCAAGGCGCTCGTGCCGAGAGAAATCCTCAACGCGCCGCGCACACTTTCCCCTCCTGAATTTGCCGTCATGCGCTTGCATGTGCTGCTCGGCTATGACGCCTTGCGCAAGATACCCAATATCGCACCAGAAATTCTGGAGGGCACAGCCCAGCACCACGAAATGCACGATGGCCTCGGGTATCCCTACGGGCTCAAGGGCTCAGCCATCGGCCTTTTTGGGCGTATCATCTCTATCTGCGATGTGTATGACGCACTTTCATCCAGGCGCGTATACAAAGCGGCCCTTTGCCCCAGCCATGCGCTGGCAATCATGTACAAAATGAACGGAACGGCATGGCCGCGCGGTTTTGCGGATTCTTTCATAAGAATGGTGGGGGTCTTCCCGCTAGGAACGGCGGTTAAACTTTCAGACGGGCGCATGGGCCTCATAAGCAGCTGCGACCCCAATTTTCCAACCCAGCCAACGGTGATCATTGTCAGAAAATCCAGAGGCGTAGCCTATATGGAAGACAGGCTTGACCTGTCGGCGGAAAACAAGATTTGCGTGAGCCGGGCGCTTTCATTCGATGAGACGGAAAATTGGGATATCCCACGCCTTTTGGGCATAACGGAATGA
- a CDS encoding molybdopterin-dependent oxidoreductase: MGSMQLVQSVCGMCTARCPISVEVKDGSVGMIYGNPHSPLKGALCARGVAGKALERESECPQSPLIRVGERGEGKWKKVSWEEAFDYVAQKIAAVQQQHGKEAVLWSDRDGPFTDLYRAFMRGIGSPNVCTHSTSCDLNTHHASKAVMGLGRGMAVNDFANCKHIVLQTRNIFEAINLGEARIVMQALREGCKLTVIDIRHNVSASKANDFLLVRPGTDYAFNLGIINTLITRKLYNKDYVDAHTTGFAELAEFVAPYTAEWAAEQCQVDAQAIVRLAQSLAAAAPHVIWHPGWMTSRYGDSFQVARTALVITALLGGVGVKGGIVPGRTPKECGKAGLKKFTDLFPAPKGLRADGLGVDNKAFDSGKGLLHKAFEAISNPPQGAAPVKAYMCWRHDPLQGYPDPDALRKRFDGLDLLVSVTFSWSDTAWYSDVVLPLSTYLSRESIIATKNGLKPQFFVRNRVIPPRYDTKADWEIIGGLAKRLGLDPLVFESAEDVWRFQLEGTGLTSADFAEKGFVSLTSDPLYVDLANYSFPTASGKVELTSDGYGKGSGQNMLPPYTPPVAPPEGAYRITFGRVAVHTQGHTINNPLLLEQVPENTVWINNKKAKAAGINPGDRVRVRDAAGKSMGEAGVKITSAIHPEAIFVVHGFGHDLPCESRAINQGISDSKCLRGGLGMQDMGGGGLAMQEHFVTLEKVAGSGAA, from the coding sequence ATGGGCAGTATGCAGTTGGTTCAGAGTGTATGCGGAATGTGCACCGCAAGGTGCCCAATTTCTGTAGAAGTAAAAGATGGTTCCGTGGGTATGATTTACGGCAACCCGCACAGTCCCCTCAAGGGTGCCTTGTGCGCGCGCGGCGTGGCTGGAAAGGCCCTTGAGCGCGAGTCGGAGTGCCCGCAGAGCCCGCTTATTCGCGTTGGCGAGCGGGGCGAGGGCAAGTGGAAAAAGGTTTCGTGGGAAGAAGCCTTTGACTATGTTGCGCAAAAAATTGCCGCAGTGCAGCAGCAACACGGCAAGGAAGCCGTATTGTGGTCTGACCGAGATGGCCCCTTTACCGACCTGTACCGCGCATTCATGCGCGGCATCGGTTCGCCCAACGTCTGTACGCACAGCACCTCGTGCGACCTCAATACCCACCACGCCAGCAAGGCTGTCATGGGCCTCGGGCGCGGCATGGCCGTGAACGACTTTGCCAACTGCAAGCACATTGTACTGCAAACGCGCAACATTTTTGAAGCTATCAACCTTGGCGAGGCCAGAATCGTCATGCAGGCCCTGCGCGAAGGCTGCAAGCTGACGGTCATTGATATCCGCCACAATGTTTCGGCCTCCAAGGCCAATGATTTTCTGCTTGTCCGCCCCGGTACGGACTACGCCTTCAATCTGGGCATCATCAACACGCTTATTACCCGCAAGCTCTACAACAAGGATTATGTGGACGCCCACACCACGGGTTTTGCCGAACTGGCCGAATTTGTGGCTCCTTATACGGCGGAATGGGCGGCCGAGCAGTGTCAGGTCGATGCGCAGGCCATTGTGCGCCTTGCGCAATCGCTTGCCGCTGCGGCTCCCCATGTGATCTGGCATCCCGGCTGGATGACCTCGCGCTACGGGGATTCTTTTCAGGTTGCGCGCACTGCTCTGGTCATTACGGCCCTGCTGGGCGGCGTGGGCGTCAAGGGCGGCATAGTGCCGGGCCGTACCCCCAAGGAATGCGGCAAGGCCGGGCTCAAGAAGTTTACGGATCTTTTCCCCGCGCCCAAGGGCTTGCGCGCTGATGGCCTTGGCGTTGACAACAAGGCATTCGACTCCGGTAAGGGCTTGCTGCACAAGGCTTTTGAAGCCATCAGCAATCCTCCGCAGGGGGCAGCTCCGGTCAAGGCTTATATGTGCTGGCGGCACGACCCCTTGCAGGGCTATCCCGATCCCGATGCGCTGCGCAAACGCTTTGACGGCCTTGACCTGCTTGTGAGCGTCACGTTCTCCTGGTCAGACACTGCATGGTATTCAGATGTAGTGCTGCCGCTCTCCACCTATCTTTCGCGCGAAAGCATCATTGCCACCAAGAACGGCCTCAAACCGCAGTTCTTTGTGCGCAACCGCGTTATCCCGCCGCGTTATGACACCAAGGCCGACTGGGAAATTATCGGCGGTCTGGCAAAGCGCCTCGGGCTTGATCCGCTGGTTTTTGAAAGCGCGGAGGACGTGTGGCGTTTTCAGCTTGAAGGAACAGGCCTCACCAGCGCGGACTTTGCCGAAAAGGGCTTTGTTTCGCTCACCAGCGATCCTCTGTATGTGGATCTGGCAAATTATTCCTTCCCCACTGCCTCGGGCAAGGTGGAACTGACCAGCGATGGCTACGGCAAGGGCAGCGGCCAAAACATGCTGCCCCCCTATACGCCGCCCGTTGCGCCGCCGGAGGGGGCCTACCGCATTACCTTTGGGCGGGTGGCCGTGCATACACAAGGCCATACCATCAATAATCCGCTGCTGCTTGAGCAGGTTCCTGAAAATACCGTGTGGATCAATAACAAGAAGGCCAAGGCCGCTGGCATCAACCCCGGCGACCGGGTGCGCGTGCGTGATGCCGCAGGCAAATCCATGGGCGAGGCCGGGGTCAAGATCACCTCTGCCATTCATCCCGAGGCCATTTTTGTGGTGCACGGCTTCGGGCACGACCTGCCTTGCGAAAGTCGGGCCATCAATCAGGGTATCTCTGACAGCAAGTGCCTGCGCGGCGGCTTGGGCATGCAGGATATGGGCGGCGGCGGTCTTGCCATGCAGGAGCATTTTGTCACGCTGGAGAAGGTGGCCGGTTCCGGCGCTGCCTAG
- a CDS encoding 4Fe-4S dicluster domain-containing protein — protein MSKYIVMHNSADCIGCKACEVQCRSLHNGGPGAFFCRVLSVEQTEPKPALGFVYTSCFHCENPWCVKACPTGAMRRRDDGIVYVETSACVGCKACITACPWAAPQWNAQTGKVDKCDLCRDRIDQGLKPACVTTCAMSCLQFSTPDAASQERRQEFAGQMQRNRPVVR, from the coding sequence ATGAGCAAATATATTGTCATGCACAATTCGGCGGATTGCATAGGCTGCAAGGCCTGCGAGGTTCAGTGCCGCAGCCTGCACAACGGCGGCCCGGGGGCTTTTTTCTGCCGCGTTCTTTCCGTTGAGCAGACAGAACCCAAGCCCGCGCTGGGTTTTGTGTACACCTCGTGCTTTCACTGTGAAAATCCCTGGTGCGTCAAGGCCTGCCCTACAGGGGCCATGCGCCGCAGAGACGATGGCATTGTCTATGTGGAAACCTCGGCCTGCGTGGGCTGCAAGGCCTGCATTACCGCCTGCCCCTGGGCCGCGCCCCAGTGGAACGCCCAGACCGGCAAGGTGGATAAGTGCGACCTGTGCCGCGACCGCATTGATCAGGGCCTCAAGCCTGCCTGCGTAACAACCTGCGCCATGAGCTGTCTGCAATTCTCCACGCCGGATGCGGCCAGTCAGGAGAGGCGGCAGGAATTTGCCGGGCAGATGCAGCGCAACAGGCCTGTTGTCCGCTAG